From the genome of Parazoarcus communis, one region includes:
- the serC gene encoding 3-phosphoserine/phosphohydroxythreonine transaminase codes for MSRVWNFSAGPAALPEPVLRQAAEEMLDWHGAGMGVMEMSHRGKEFMSIAEAAEADLRELLAVPSNYRILFMQGGAIAENAIIPMNLLGEKRVADYVVTGSWSQKAQKEARRYCEVNIAASAEANGFRSVPPMAEWKLSADPAYVFTCTNETIGGVEYPFEPDLATIGRGEVPVVADVSSHILSRKVDISRYGLLFGGAQKNIGPAGLTIVIVRDDLLGRSVPDCPTAFDYKTVADNGSMYNTPPTYGIYIAGLVFQWLKRQGGVAAIEAQNIAKAELLYGYLDGSDFYENRIDPACRSRMNVPFFLKDEALNDAFLAESKAAGLVQLKGHKSVGGMRASIYNAMPLAGVQALVDFMRDFAARRA; via the coding sequence ATGAGTCGGGTGTGGAATTTCAGCGCCGGTCCGGCAGCACTGCCTGAGCCGGTATTGCGCCAGGCCGCCGAGGAGATGCTCGACTGGCATGGTGCCGGCATGGGCGTGATGGAGATGAGCCACCGCGGCAAGGAGTTCATGTCCATCGCCGAGGCGGCCGAAGCCGATCTGCGCGAACTGCTCGCGGTGCCGTCGAATTACCGCATCCTGTTCATGCAGGGCGGTGCGATTGCCGAAAACGCGATCATTCCGATGAACCTGCTTGGTGAAAAGCGGGTGGCGGACTATGTCGTTACCGGTTCGTGGTCGCAGAAGGCGCAGAAGGAAGCGCGGCGCTACTGCGAGGTCAATATCGCCGCGAGCGCCGAGGCGAACGGCTTCAGGTCCGTGCCGCCAATGGCAGAGTGGAAGCTGTCGGCCGACCCTGCCTATGTGTTCACCTGCACCAACGAGACCATCGGTGGCGTGGAGTATCCGTTTGAGCCGGATCTGGCCACGATCGGACGCGGCGAGGTGCCGGTGGTGGCCGACGTGTCATCGCACATCCTGTCGCGCAAGGTCGATATCTCCAGGTACGGCCTGCTGTTTGGCGGTGCACAGAAAAACATCGGCCCTGCCGGCTTGACCATCGTGATCGTGCGCGACGACTTGCTCGGTCGTTCCGTGCCGGATTGCCCGACTGCCTTCGACTACAAGACGGTTGCCGATAACGGCTCGATGTACAACACGCCGCCGACCTATGGCATCTACATCGCCGGACTGGTATTCCAGTGGCTCAAGCGCCAGGGCGGGGTCGCCGCCATCGAGGCGCAGAACATCGCCAAGGCCGAACTGCTCTATGGCTATCTCGATGGCAGCGACTTTTACGAGAATCGCATCGATCCCGCGTGCCGCTCGCGAATGAACGTACCGTTCTTTCTCAAGGACGAAGCACTGAATGACGCCTTCCTCGCCGAATCGAAGGCCGCAGGTCTGGTTCAGCTGAAGGGGCATAAATCGGTCGGGGGCATGCGCGCCTCGATCTACAACGCGATGCCGCTTGCCGGAGTGCAGGCGCTGGTGGATTTCATGCGCGACTTTGCCGCGCGCAGGGCCTGA
- the pheA gene encoding prephenate dehydratase yields the protein MSDELLNLRNRIDSLDEEILARLSERATCAQRVGEIKHGNIYRPEREAQVLRRLADINPGPLPGGAVQRIFREIMSACLALEQPLKVAYLGPAGTFSESASRKHFGSAPNFLPMAAIDDVFRTVEQGNADYGVVPVENSTEGAVGGTLDLLLANPLKVCGEVKLRIHQHLLSRAEGIGGAKRLYSHAQSLAQCHEWLNRHLANLPRIPVASNAEAARLAAEDPESCAIAGEAAAELYGLNKLASNIEDDPNNSTRFLVIAHHEAGPSGKDKTSVVCSAPNRPGAMYALLEPLARHGVDMTKLQSRPARGGLWEYVFYVDLQGHQTDADVAVALKELGERAAFVKVLGSYPVAAI from the coding sequence ATGAGCGACGAACTGCTGAACCTTAGAAACCGGATTGACAGCCTCGACGAGGAGATCCTCGCACGTCTTTCCGAGCGTGCCACCTGCGCCCAGCGTGTGGGCGAGATCAAGCATGGCAACATCTATCGCCCGGAGCGTGAAGCCCAGGTGCTGCGCCGTCTGGCCGACATCAACCCCGGCCCCTTGCCCGGTGGCGCGGTGCAGCGGATTTTTCGCGAGATCATGTCGGCCTGCCTGGCGCTCGAGCAGCCGCTGAAGGTGGCCTATCTGGGCCCCGCCGGCACCTTCTCCGAGAGCGCCAGCCGCAAGCACTTCGGTTCGGCCCCCAACTTCCTGCCCATGGCCGCCATCGACGACGTGTTCCGCACGGTCGAGCAGGGCAATGCCGACTACGGCGTGGTGCCGGTGGAGAACTCCACTGAGGGCGCCGTCGGCGGCACGCTGGACCTGCTGCTCGCAAACCCGCTCAAGGTCTGCGGCGAGGTCAAGCTGCGCATCCATCAGCATCTGCTGTCGCGTGCCGAAGGCATCGGTGGCGCCAAGCGGCTGTATTCGCATGCGCAGTCGCTCGCCCAGTGTCACGAGTGGCTCAATCGTCATCTGGCCAATCTGCCGCGCATCCCGGTGGCGAGCAATGCCGAGGCCGCGCGGCTGGCTGCGGAAGATCCTGAGTCGTGCGCCATTGCGGGCGAAGCCGCCGCCGAACTTTACGGCCTGAACAAGCTCGCATCCAATATCGAGGACGATCCCAACAATTCGACCCGTTTCCTCGTGATCGCGCATCACGAGGCCGGTCCGTCGGGCAAGGACAAGACCTCGGTGGTGTGTTCGGCGCCGAACCGGCCCGGCGCAATGTATGCGCTGCTCGAGCCGCTCGCCCGTCATGGTGTCGACATGACCAAGCTGCAGTCGCGGCCTGCCCGTGGCGGGCTGTGGGAATACGTGTTCTATGTCGACCTGCAGGGACATCAGACCGACGCCGATGTCGCCGTCGCGCTCAAGGAACTCGGCGAGCGTGCCGCCTTCGTCAAGGTGCTGGGGTCCTACCCCGTCGCCGCGATCTGA
- the hisC gene encoding histidinol-phosphate transaminase, translated as MSVAGNAPEYIRAIMPYLPGKPVSELAREMGIAEGSIVKLASNENPLGMSACARDAITGVLSEVARYPDGNAFALKAAICSKFGVRAEQLVIGNGSNDILELAARAFMAPGCAAVFSQHAFAVYPLATNAVGAKCIEVPARDFGHDLDAMAAAITPETRIVFVANPNNPTGTFLSGEQLEAFLGNVPRDVLVVLDEAYTEYLAPEQSYDALGWLARFPNLLISRTFSKAYGLAGLRVGYAIAHPEVADLMNRVRQPFNVSSIALAAAEAALGDDEFLAQSAEVNRRGMMQITGALSELGLEWIPSSGNFVAFRAGDAAAVNLGLLKRGVIVRPIAGYGMPEWLRVSIGLSEENTRFIEALRQILA; from the coding sequence ATGAGTGTTGCTGGAAATGCGCCGGAGTACATCCGCGCAATCATGCCTTACCTGCCCGGCAAGCCGGTTTCCGAACTGGCCCGGGAGATGGGCATTGCCGAAGGGAGCATCGTCAAGCTCGCGTCCAACGAGAACCCGCTCGGGATGAGTGCGTGTGCCCGCGACGCGATCACCGGCGTGCTGTCGGAGGTTGCCCGCTACCCGGACGGGAATGCCTTTGCGCTGAAGGCGGCGATCTGCAGCAAGTTCGGCGTGCGTGCCGAGCAACTGGTGATCGGGAACGGCTCCAACGACATTCTCGAGCTTGCCGCGCGGGCGTTCATGGCGCCAGGTTGTGCCGCGGTGTTCTCGCAGCACGCCTTTGCGGTGTATCCGCTGGCGACGAACGCGGTGGGGGCGAAGTGTATCGAGGTGCCGGCCCGGGACTTCGGGCACGATCTCGATGCCATGGCTGCGGCGATCACGCCCGAAACCCGCATCGTCTTCGTCGCGAACCCGAACAATCCGACCGGGACCTTCCTGTCCGGCGAACAGCTTGAAGCCTTCCTCGGGAATGTGCCGCGCGATGTGCTGGTGGTGCTGGATGAGGCCTATACCGAGTATCTCGCGCCGGAGCAGTCCTATGACGCCCTTGGCTGGCTGGCACGCTTTCCGAATCTGCTGATCTCGCGCACGTTTTCCAAGGCATATGGCCTGGCGGGGCTGCGTGTGGGCTACGCGATTGCGCATCCCGAGGTGGCCGATCTGATGAACCGGGTCCGGCAGCCCTTCAACGTTTCGAGCATCGCGCTCGCGGCGGCGGAAGCAGCGCTCGGTGACGACGAGTTTCTGGCGCAGAGCGCCGAGGTCAACCGTCGCGGCATGATGCAGATCACCGGAGCACTGTCCGAACTGGGGCTGGAGTGGATTCCGTCGTCGGGCAATTTCGTGGCTTTCAGGGCAGGCGATGCGGCTGCCGTGAACCTTGGGCTGCTAAAGCGCGGGGTTATCGTGCGCCCGATCGCCGGCTACGGCATGCCCGAATGGTTGCGGGTCTCGATCGGACTGTCCGAAGAAAACACGCGGTTCATTGAGGCCTTGCGCCAGATTCTGGCGTGA
- a CDS encoding prephenate dehydrogenase produces MAQIGKLVVCGVGLIGGSFALGLRKAGVVERIVGIGRTASALERARELGVIDEVATDWASALDGADLVLLAAPVGQMGSIMAAMAPHLAPGTVVTDAGSTKRDVIEAAYHHLDSRLSHVVPAHPIAGAETSGVDAAFGELYRDRKVVMTPLPESDADAVALVRSAWEACGATVVEMAPNDHDRVFAAVSHLPHLLAFGLVHDLAGRANAELLFSHAASGFRDFTRIAGSHPEMWRDICIANRQALLGELDQYLAELAYVRALLMAGDGKRLEELFDEARVARNAWASQFPPTSSAE; encoded by the coding sequence ATGGCGCAGATCGGCAAACTGGTGGTGTGCGGCGTCGGTCTGATCGGCGGTTCGTTCGCGTTGGGTCTGCGCAAGGCGGGTGTGGTTGAGCGCATCGTCGGAATTGGCCGGACAGCGAGCGCGCTCGAAAGGGCGCGAGAGCTGGGCGTGATCGACGAGGTCGCCACCGACTGGGCATCTGCGCTCGATGGTGCCGATCTGGTGCTGCTTGCGGCGCCCGTCGGACAGATGGGCAGCATCATGGCGGCAATGGCGCCGCATCTCGCCCCCGGCACCGTGGTGACCGATGCCGGCAGTACCAAGCGTGACGTGATCGAGGCGGCCTACCATCATCTCGATAGCCGGTTGTCGCACGTCGTGCCGGCGCATCCGATTGCCGGCGCCGAGACCAGCGGTGTGGATGCCGCCTTCGGCGAGCTCTACCGTGATCGCAAGGTCGTGATGACCCCCTTGCCCGAGAGCGACGCTGACGCTGTGGCGCTGGTGCGGTCGGCGTGGGAGGCCTGTGGGGCAACGGTGGTCGAGATGGCGCCCAATGACCACGATAGGGTGTTCGCCGCCGTCAGCCACCTTCCGCATCTGCTCGCCTTTGGCCTGGTGCACGACCTTGCCGGTCGTGCGAATGCCGAATTGCTGTTTTCCCATGCTGCCAGCGGTTTCCGCGACTTCACCCGGATTGCCGGTAGCCATCCCGAAATGTGGCGCGACATCTGCATCGCCAATCGTCAGGCGCTGCTTGGCGAGCTCGATCAGTATCTGGCCGAACTGGCCTATGTACGCGCCCTCCTGATGGCGGGCGACGGCAAGCGACTCGAAGAGCTCTTCGACGAGGCCCGCGTTGCGCGCAATGCCTGGGCGTCGCAGTTCCCGCCTACCTCATCTGCTGAGTAA
- a CDS encoding bifunctional 3-phosphoshikimate 1-carboxyvinyltransferase/cytidylate kinase — MQFLDLPPVLEASGTVRLPGSKSISNRVLLLAALAEGETDIRDLLASDDVERMLDALRALGVDWRHAPGTNNYRVRGAGGPFPVKVAALFLGNAGTAFRPLTAALALSGGSYQLSGVARMHERPIGDLVDALRQIGADIDYLGNDGFPPLQLRPATIRRGGVVKVRGDVSSQFLTALLMALPLTGEEVAIEVVGELISRPYIAITLDLMARFGVRVTHENWGRFIVPGGARYVSPGTLFVEGDASSASYFLAAGAIGGGPVRVEGVGSSSIQGDVRFAEALEQIGARISMGDNWIEASAPASGRLRAFDLDLNHIPDAAMTLAVAALFADGPCRLRNIASWRVKETDRIAAMAIELRKVGADVEEGADYIRVTPPATLQPAAIDTYDDHRMAMCFSLVSLGGCRVRINDPKCVNKTFPDYFAALSGVVTPVPVVAIDGPSASGKGTVGARVAEALGWHHLDSGTLYRLTALSAIRRGVDLGDAAALSALAAALPARFDGGRVLLGDEDVSDEIREEACSVGASRVAVLPAVRDALFGRQRDFRQGPGLVAEGRDMGSTIFPDAQVKVFLTASAEARAERRYKQLIEKGLPAKLESLMQDLRERDARDAARSVAPLQQQPDAVLLDTTSMDVDAAVAFVLDLVRDRGLATG, encoded by the coding sequence ATGCAATTTCTAGATCTGCCTCCCGTGCTCGAGGCCAGTGGAACGGTGCGTCTGCCGGGCTCCAAGAGCATCTCCAACCGGGTCCTGCTGCTGGCCGCGCTGGCCGAGGGCGAAACAGACATTCGTGACCTTCTGGCCTCGGACGACGTCGAACGCATGCTCGATGCGCTGCGTGCGCTCGGGGTCGACTGGCGGCATGCGCCCGGCACCAACAATTACCGCGTGCGTGGTGCCGGTGGGCCGTTTCCGGTCAAGGTCGCAGCGCTCTTTCTGGGCAATGCGGGGACCGCCTTTCGGCCACTGACGGCCGCACTTGCGCTGTCCGGTGGCAGCTATCAGCTGTCTGGCGTGGCGCGCATGCACGAGCGTCCGATCGGGGATCTGGTCGATGCGCTGCGTCAGATCGGTGCGGATATCGACTACCTCGGCAACGACGGTTTCCCGCCGCTGCAGCTGCGCCCGGCGACGATTCGGCGCGGCGGTGTGGTCAAGGTGCGGGGCGACGTCTCGAGTCAGTTTCTGACGGCCTTGCTGATGGCGCTGCCGCTCACCGGTGAAGAGGTCGCGATCGAAGTGGTGGGCGAGCTCATTTCCCGGCCTTACATCGCGATCACGCTCGATCTGATGGCGCGCTTCGGCGTACGGGTGACGCATGAGAACTGGGGGCGTTTCATCGTTCCTGGCGGTGCCCGTTATGTCTCGCCCGGCACCCTGTTCGTCGAGGGCGATGCTTCATCGGCTTCCTATTTTCTCGCCGCTGGCGCCATCGGTGGCGGGCCGGTTCGTGTCGAGGGGGTAGGCAGCAGCAGCATTCAGGGCGATGTCCGCTTTGCCGAGGCGCTGGAGCAGATCGGCGCGCGCATCAGCATGGGCGACAACTGGATCGAAGCTTCTGCGCCAGCGTCTGGTCGTCTGCGCGCCTTCGATCTCGATCTGAACCACATTCCCGATGCCGCCATGACGCTTGCGGTGGCGGCGCTCTTCGCTGACGGCCCGTGCCGGTTGCGCAATATCGCCAGCTGGCGGGTCAAGGAGACCGACCGCATCGCGGCCATGGCCATCGAGTTGCGCAAGGTCGGAGCCGACGTGGAAGAGGGTGCCGACTACATTCGCGTCACCCCGCCTGCGACGCTGCAACCCGCTGCGATCGACACCTACGACGATCACCGCATGGCCATGTGCTTCTCGCTGGTGAGCCTGGGGGGCTGCAGGGTGCGGATCAATGATCCGAAATGCGTCAACAAGACCTTCCCCGACTACTTCGCTGCGCTCTCCGGCGTCGTGACACCGGTCCCGGTGGTGGCAATCGACGGTCCGTCCGCATCGGGCAAGGGAACGGTCGGCGCCCGCGTGGCCGAGGCCTTGGGCTGGCATCATCTCGACAGCGGCACGCTGTACCGGCTCACCGCGCTGTCCGCGATCCGCCGTGGCGTCGATCTCGGTGACGCGGCGGCGCTGTCCGCGCTGGCGGCGGCCCTGCCGGCCCGCTTCGATGGCGGCCGCGTGCTGCTCGGCGACGAGGATGTCAGCGATGAGATCCGGGAAGAGGCCTGCTCGGTCGGTGCCTCCAGAGTTGCCGTGCTGCCGGCGGTGCGCGACGCCCTGTTCGGGCGCCAGCGCGACTTCAGGCAGGGGCCGGGGCTGGTGGCGGAAGGCCGCGATATGGGGTCGACGATCTTCCCCGATGCGCAGGTCAAGGTGTTTTTGACGGCCTCTGCCGAGGCGCGCGCGGAGCGCAGATATAAGCAGTTGATCGAAAAGGGTTTGCCTGCTAAGCTTGAGAGCTTGATGCAGGATCTCCGTGAACGGGATGCGCGTGATGCCGCCCGATCCGTTGCTCCATTGCAGCAACAGCCGGACGCGGTACTGCTCGATACCACTTCAATGGATGTCGATGCGGCCGTGGCTTTCGTGCTCGATCTCGTGCGGGATCGGGGACTGGCGACCGGTTGA
- the rpsA gene encoding 30S ribosomal protein S1: MSTATPAFEESFADLFEESLALQEMRTGEVITAEVVRIDQNFVVVNAGLKSESYVPIEEFRDDRGDLEVNVGDFVHVAIDALEDGFGETRLSRDKAKRISAWNDLEKALNEGTLVKGVISGRVKGGLTVMTNSIRAFLPGSLVDMRPVKDTTPYEGKEFEFKVIKLDRKRNNVVVSRRAVLEESMGEEREKLLANLKEGTVIKGIVKNITDYGAFVDLGGIDGLLHITDLAWRRVRHPSEVLNVGDEIEAKVLKFDQEKNRVSLGLKQLGEDPWVGISRRYPQSTRLFGKVTNITDYGAFVEVEQGIEGLVHVSEMDWTNKNIHPTKVVQLGDEVEVMILEIDEDRRRISLGMKQCASNPWDDFALNHKKGDKVRGQIKSITDFGVFIGLEGGIDGLVHLSDLSWSESGEDAVRRFKKGDEVEAIVLAIDVERERISLGIKQMEGDPYTNFIATHEKNSLVTGTVKSVEARGAVIALGEEVEGYLRASEAAAHRVDDLTSVLKEGQEIEAVVINVDRKTRSINLSIRAKDQVEQSEVMNKMASESAASSGTTNLGALLKAKLNEQKQ, encoded by the coding sequence ATGTCAACTGCCACCCCCGCCTTCGAAGAAAGCTTTGCCGACCTGTTCGAAGAAAGCCTTGCCCTTCAGGAAATGCGTACCGGTGAAGTCATCACCGCCGAAGTCGTACGCATCGACCAGAATTTTGTCGTCGTCAATGCCGGCCTGAAGTCCGAGAGCTATGTTCCCATCGAGGAATTCCGCGACGATCGCGGCGACCTCGAAGTCAATGTCGGCGATTTCGTCCACGTTGCGATCGATGCACTTGAAGATGGTTTCGGTGAAACCCGCCTGTCGCGTGACAAGGCCAAGCGTATCTCGGCGTGGAACGACCTTGAGAAGGCACTGAACGAAGGCACCCTGGTGAAGGGCGTGATCTCCGGTCGCGTCAAGGGTGGTCTGACCGTCATGACCAACAGCATCCGCGCCTTCCTGCCGGGTTCGCTGGTTGACATGCGTCCGGTCAAGGACACCACGCCGTACGAAGGCAAGGAATTCGAATTCAAGGTCATCAAGCTCGATCGCAAGCGCAACAACGTTGTCGTTTCGCGTCGTGCAGTGCTCGAAGAGTCGATGGGCGAAGAGCGCGAGAAGCTCCTCGCCAACCTCAAGGAAGGCACGGTCATCAAGGGTATCGTCAAGAACATCACCGACTACGGTGCGTTCGTTGACCTCGGCGGTATCGACGGCCTGCTGCACATCACCGACCTGGCCTGGCGTCGTGTGCGTCATCCGTCGGAAGTGCTCAACGTCGGCGACGAGATCGAAGCCAAGGTGCTCAAGTTCGACCAGGAAAAGAACCGCGTTTCCCTGGGCCTCAAGCAGCTCGGCGAAGATCCGTGGGTGGGCATCTCCCGCCGTTACCCGCAGAGCACCCGCCTGTTCGGCAAGGTCACCAACATCACCGACTACGGCGCCTTTGTCGAAGTCGAGCAGGGTATCGAGGGCCTGGTTCACGTGTCCGAAATGGACTGGACCAACAAGAACATCCATCCGACCAAGGTTGTCCAGCTGGGCGACGAAGTCGAAGTGATGATCCTCGAAATCGACGAAGACCGTCGTCGTATCTCGCTGGGCATGAAGCAGTGCGCTTCGAACCCGTGGGACGATTTCGCCCTGAACCACAAGAAGGGTGACAAGGTCCGCGGCCAGATCAAGTCGATCACCGACTTCGGTGTGTTCATCGGTCTGGAAGGCGGCATTGACGGCCTGGTTCACCTGTCCGACCTGTCGTGGAGCGAGTCCGGTGAAGATGCCGTGCGCCGCTTCAAGAAGGGTGACGAGGTTGAGGCCATCGTTCTGGCAATCGACGTCGAGCGTGAGCGTATCTCGCTGGGCATCAAGCAGATGGAAGGCGACCCGTACACCAACTTCATCGCTACCCACGAGAAGAACAGCCTCGTGACCGGTACGGTCAAGTCGGTGGAAGCTCGCGGTGCCGTGATTGCGCTCGGTGAAGAAGTCGAGGGCTACCTGCGTGCTTCCGAAGCGGCTGCTCATCGTGTTGATGATCTGACCTCCGTGCTGAAGGAAGGCCAGGAAATCGAAGCAGTTGTGATCAACGTTGATCGCAAGACGCGTTCGATCAACCTGTCGATCCGTGCCAAGGATCAGGTTGAGCAGTCCGAAGTCATGAACAAGATGGCCTCCGAAAGCGCTGCTTCGTCCGGCACGACCAACCTCGGTGCGTTGCTCAAGGCCAAGCTGAACGAGCAGAAGCAGTAA
- a CDS encoding integration host factor subunit beta: MTKSELIAQLAARFPQLVAKDADYAVKMILDAMTDALARGDRIEIRGFGSFALNYRPPRTGRNPKSGDKVHVPEKYVPHFKAGKELRERVDIGG, from the coding sequence ATGACCAAATCGGAGCTGATTGCCCAGCTGGCGGCACGTTTCCCGCAGCTGGTGGCAAAGGATGCCGATTACGCGGTCAAGATGATTCTCGATGCGATGACCGACGCGCTGGCGCGTGGTGATCGCATCGAGATCCGCGGGTTTGGAAGTTTTGCGCTGAACTATCGTCCTCCCCGAACAGGACGCAACCCCAAGTCCGGTGATAAGGTGCACGTGCCTGAAAAGTACGTACCGCACTTCAAAGCCGGCAAAGAGTTGCGCGAGCGGGTGGATATTGGCGGTTGA
- a CDS encoding LapA family protein, with amino-acid sequence MRALMWLLRLVLFFLLFGFAVKNDQLASLRFFFGSEWQLPIVFIILIAFAAGSLLGVTATFGSLLRQKREISRLRKQIDRAKRERAESPVPVAEAQAPETL; translated from the coding sequence ATGCGCGCATTGATGTGGTTACTCCGCCTCGTTTTGTTTTTTCTCCTTTTCGGCTTCGCGGTCAAGAATGACCAGCTGGCGAGCCTGAGATTCTTCTTCGGCAGTGAGTGGCAGTTGCCCATTGTCTTCATCATCCTGATTGCATTTGCGGCCGGCTCCCTGCTGGGTGTGACGGCAACTTTCGGTTCCCTGTTGCGGCAGAAGCGTGAGATCTCACGCTTGCGCAAGCAGATTGACCGGGCAAAACGCGAGCGTGCAGAGTCGCCCGTTCCCGTCGCCGAAGCCCAGGCTCCCGAGACACTCTGA
- the lapB gene encoding lipopolysaccharide assembly protein LapB — MEIEFWWLLALPLFFALGWLAARIDIRQVVHESRALPRSYLSGLNFLLNEQPDKAIDAFVEAVRIDPQTIELHFALGSLFRRRGETDRAIRMHQLLVDREDLSEEQRLQALGELGQDFLKAGLLDRAEAVFMRLRGTRADDVALRYLLEIYQQEKDWAKAIEIAGFLTDHDSLHWRTDVANFHCELATQALASSRFDEVRRHVEEALAINRRCVRASLIQGDLLLAEGRDEDALEAWKRIESQDPVYLALAAQRVMDVYGRLGRIEQGHQLLRSWLERHPSLDLLDELFHWEIDKLGAKAAYDLVREELRRNPTLLGLDKLLEAALLTAPSELRGDIDMIKQLIHGHTRKVARYRCDACGFKARQFHWRCPACGGWETYPPRRTEEFDLTP, encoded by the coding sequence ATGGAAATCGAATTCTGGTGGCTGCTTGCGCTGCCACTGTTTTTTGCCTTGGGCTGGCTGGCGGCACGCATTGACATCCGGCAGGTCGTCCACGAGTCCAGAGCCTTGCCCCGCTCCTATCTGAGCGGGTTGAATTTTCTTCTCAATGAACAGCCCGACAAAGCCATTGATGCCTTTGTCGAGGCGGTGCGCATCGATCCGCAGACCATCGAGCTGCATTTCGCGCTTGGCAGTCTGTTTCGTCGTCGTGGCGAGACCGATCGTGCGATTCGCATGCACCAGCTCCTCGTTGATCGGGAAGATCTGTCCGAAGAACAGCGCCTGCAGGCGCTCGGCGAGCTCGGACAGGATTTTCTCAAGGCCGGTCTGCTCGATCGGGCCGAAGCCGTGTTCATGAGACTGCGTGGCACGCGCGCCGACGATGTCGCGCTGCGTTATCTGCTCGAGATCTATCAGCAGGAAAAGGACTGGGCCAAGGCGATCGAGATTGCGGGCTTCCTGACCGATCACGACAGCCTGCACTGGCGCACGGACGTAGCCAACTTCCATTGCGAACTCGCGACCCAGGCGCTGGCCAGTTCCCGCTTCGACGAGGTTCGTCGGCATGTGGAAGAGGCGCTGGCGATCAACCGCCGCTGCGTGCGTGCGAGTCTGATTCAGGGCGACCTTCTGCTTGCCGAAGGGCGTGACGAGGATGCGCTCGAGGCATGGAAGCGGATCGAGAGTCAGGATCCGGTCTATCTTGCGTTGGCGGCGCAACGGGTCATGGATGTCTATGGACGGCTGGGTCGGATCGAACAAGGTCACCAGTTGTTGCGTTCCTGGCTTGAGCGCCACCCCTCGCTCGATCTGCTCGATGAGCTCTTCCACTGGGAAATCGACAAGCTTGGCGCCAAGGCGGCCTATGATCTGGTGCGCGAGGAGCTGCGTCGCAATCCGACCCTGCTGGGGCTGGACAAGCTGCTTGAGGCTGCCTTGCTGACGGCGCCGAGCGAGTTGCGGGGCGACATCGACATGATCAAGCAGCTGATCCACGGTCATACCCGCAAGGTTGCTCGCTACCGTTGCGACGCCTGCGGGTTCAAGGCGAGACAGTTTCACTGGCGGTGTCCGGCCTGTGGCGGCTGGGAGACGTATCCGCCGCGCAGGACCGAGGAATTCGATCTTACGCCGTGA